A genomic segment from Chitinophaga flava encodes:
- a CDS encoding damage-inducible protein D, whose protein sequence is MLKLFDYLEEVIATERISQLKNPPLLYTASEIMHELGYEDPHLLQEPLDRAMHACASLQIPVNYNFRKIYCFKDGGEMETDWQLSELATYLFMINCNPLNPLVAKAQLIFMMKDRV, encoded by the coding sequence ATGCTTAAACTTTTTGACTATCTGGAAGAAGTGATTGCTACAGAGAGAATATCGCAGTTAAAGAACCCACCCCTGCTGTATACTGCCAGCGAAATCATGCATGAACTGGGCTATGAAGACCCTCATCTGCTGCAGGAACCCCTCGACAGAGCCATGCATGCCTGTGCCTCACTGCAGATACCGGTCAACTACAACTTCCGCAAAATATATTGCTTTAAAGACGGCGGAGAGATGGAAACAGACTGGCAACTGTCTGAGCTGGCAACCTATCTCTTTATGATCAACTGTAATCCGCTCAACCCGTTGGTAGCTAAAGCACAACTTATTTTCATGATGAAAGACAGGGTATGA